In Clupea harengus chromosome 23, Ch_v2.0.2, whole genome shotgun sequence, the sequence AGCCAAAGAGAGCTAGCTTCCAGTCAGGCTTGACGAAGAAGCCAGTTAAAAGCAAAATGTAAAGCAAACTCGATTTGGTCCAAGCCAAACAGTTCAGCCCAACACCCAGGTAACACCATCCCTGTTGTGAGGAATGGTGGTGGCGGCTTCATACTCTGAGGGGGTTTCTTAGAAGGATTAAACAAAAAAGATGgctaccatcacacacacacacacacacacacacacacacacacacacacacacacacactacagattgGCAAATTTCTGAGCAGGAATGGGCAAGATTTCCAACATGTTAATATATAAATCTAAAGGACAATTTAAAAACTATTGGCCATCTCCTTCATTTAAAATGTTCTTATCCATAACCGAGTTGAATCTATTGCGGAAGGGGAGAAACATTGCAGTATGAAGATATATAACAGGAATGAAAcgaaaaaaaatgaagggaaAGAATTTCTTTGTAAAGGAACAGattaacacactcatacaaatagtaacacatttatgtgcacCATATGAACTTGGTGAGCCATGGTTACACAAACAGCTGTGTGATCATCCAGACGCCAcccaccacctacacacacacacacacacacacacacacacacacacacacacagacacacacacacacacacacacacacacacacacacacacacacacacacagactaacacacacacacattcccctcgGCACATATCAATGAATTTATTATAGTatgtcaacaaaacaacaactagataGCGGGGAAGTTCGCCAGAAAGGCTCTCTGGTCTATCCTGGCACAGGGCTAGTTGTTGATCTCAAATGTACAGGCAGACTCTTCTCAGCATCTGGACTTTGTATGGCCATGTGATGCTTAATGTGTCATGTGTCAAATAGAAAGTgtggtggttttgtgtgtgtgtgtgtgtgtgtgtgtgtgtgtgtgtgtgtgtgtgtgcatatatatagcTGTTCTTGCATGTGTGACGGGCTAGCTCCTGTTTATAGGCCATCTGTTCTTTACTTTATTGTAACCTCCAAGCAGTTAGCAAACACTGGGAAGGGGTTGCCGTAGTTACGGCCATACATTGTCCCCTTGATTCAGGTAGAACACACCGAAAGGTACAGCTGAAATACATCCCTTTGGTTACCACACTGTGAAATTCTTCAAAGCCACCTTGAAGAAGCGAGGGCCAGAGCAACATAGTTTGCCGTGTATTCACAAGCTGTCTGCAGCTGTTGTACTGAATCTCTGATTAGCAGTGGTAAGAAGCTGAGTAATGGGTAAAGGTGCTCCTCTGAAAGCAAACCTAGCGATATGGTGCTAGGATCTGATAACAGACACGCCCAGTAAAGAACACCAAAGAAAGAACTATACAATCACAAAGACTTTCATTCGGCAGTGATTAGCCAAGTTGTGCAAGTATGTAAGGCCCATTATTTTAGTCGGTTTATCAGacaacacacatatgtgcatcaAAGGGACATGGCTGAGTAGGAAACACATCGTTATATTGTTCCCCAGGTCcgtttctctttccctctctgtcgctctatctctacccctctttctctccctctctttgcagtctgtctgtttttgctgtgCCTTGTTTTCATTTCTAGCAGTGCAGTCATCCACAAATGCGATAGACATCAGCCCTGTCTCCGAAGcaggcatgcacgcacacacacacacacacacacacacacacacacacacacacacaacaacaacatcttaAGCCACAAGTAAGGCTTGCATCTGAAAGAAGAGAACCTTTGGCATACAATGCTgactttgcatgtgtgtttacatgaatgTTCTTATACCTCATACCTGCAAGCTACCTCAACACCAGCATGGACTGTGTTGGCTGTCATGAGGCCCATCTAATTGCCTGTCTTTGTGTCGGCTTCAGTGAGGATTTGCTGAGACTTAACAAATCCAGTatggcacactggcacacacacacacacacacacacacacacacacacacacacacacacacacacacacacacacacacacacacacacacacacacacacacacacacacacacactcagggtgtCGCTCAGGGTAGTGGAGTGTGTTGGAATCAAGGGGATTGCATgtgttgcacacacagacacagacacacacacacacacacacacaatcacaatcacagagGACGATCATTAGCTCCACTGCAGACAAGGACATGAGTCAGATGCTGTTCAGTTCCTTATTAGTCAACTCCTCTCAGAATGACGGACTGAAACAAATTCCCCTGCGTGGCATCATGTGTTCCCTTATGTTTTAATGACGGGAACAAGAGGGAGTAAACCAAGCCTCTTCGGAAGCCTCCTTGTGTTCCTCCGGGCATTAAAGAAATAGTACACAGGAACACTCTGTAATTAGCTGCTGTCAACGTCAAAAAATGCATTCATATAAAAATGGACAGACATGAAATTAAATGTAAGCGTCAGATAGTGCTAAATCTATAGTCTACAAAGATTTGTGAGCAAAAAATGGGCTTCTTTATGGTGAATGTGTCTATTTTTAACTAGCTTTTCTGAGTCTTTTTCCTATGGTGTACgagtgaaacacacaaacacacacagctgcttatCATCCTCATCTCGGCACCAGGCTCTTgactgcctccctctctcttcttgagGAGCGTCTCGTCCTGAATAGCAGAGCAGCTTTAGCCGACAGAAGATCCATATCAGGTCTCTTAATCAGGCACCGCGGCTCAGAGGGGCACAGACCTGAAGAAAACTATGCGCAGCAGATAGCATGGCTGTCATACCGCTCTCCACCATACCATGCTTATATCTTAGCGTGCGTTCATGGACAAAAGTGGCCTATTCAGAATCGGAAAGCTGACTGCAGAAGTCTCCTTTGGAATGTGTCCCTATCTTACGTGCTGTGAACTGGAAGGCACAACAGGTCCCAGATCAGACGTTTTTGGAGCCAGTTCGGTTATatgaggaaaagaggagagaactCTGATAGCCTGATCCAGACAAAAGCAGCTGTCATTGccttctgtgtatgtatgcttgtatgGCCAAGTCCCTCTTAGAGGTGGCGAAAGCAGACAGCATTAACAGAGCCCTGGTACAACTACAAAGGCTGCACTGGATTCGCTGATTACCGAAACACATTGCACGCTATTGTTGAGTCTGTGCAATGTAGGcacttcaaacacagacaccaaaaGGAAAAGATTTTCAGACACAAAGGAAACAGCAAGAACTATTTTTGCTAAGTTCATCACACCTAATTGAAACTTGGAATGTCAGGGTCATTTAAATGGGAAGTCAAAGTGCAAACAAAGTGCAGATGAACGAACACCACTGCATGGAATGACTTTATTGTGGTGACACAAATGTCTGTCAGCAACATGCACGCACATTTAATATTAATGGCTCTGAATACAAACATGTCTACTTATGACCCCCATATGTATTACTATGTAGAATAGTTTAAAATGGTACCTTATTATGTAGTTACTTTTCTTATTTGCATGTTCTTGCTTACTTAGTTTACTCATGTCAAATTATGTTTAGTTTATTTATGTTCTGTAGGTTTTTACCCCTCTGTAGATGGCATTTGCATGCACGCTATAGGCCTATATATGATGCACAACCTATACCATAGGGACTGCTGGTGCCAGAGCATATCCTTGAttcaccatacaccatacatgATCACTGTGGTTATGCTGACCTCTTAAATACATAGGGATACACACTATAGTCAGTATAACAGCACTTTACAACATATCCCTGCCTAACCCGAACCCTACTCTTAATACTAGCATTACATAATTAAAAGTATAACTGTGAGGTTTAGCTTGGTTACTCAACGCACATCACCGACTAAACAGTATAGTGGAATATAACATAAAAGGTATAATATAAATGTCCTTCTTTGTTCAAAGTATAAATGTTCACACAGATATTTCATCAGCATCTGCTACCACAAGATGCCAGTTAGCAGGCTAACTCAGTAACTCTGTATTTTTTACACATTTCTATGAAAGTGTTACTGGAGATCCTGTGttgaaagagagacacatttTTAAATCAGTCTAGTGCTGTTCACCAGGCCTTACCATTCATTGCACTGTTATATCACTCCCAGCCTTCACAAGAAAAAGAGCCACTGTTCCTTTCATTTTTAGAAATTAATATTTATTATCTTTTCACAAGTGTTTAAGCACAGTAAATTGTATTTCTCCAAACCAATCTAAAAATATCTCAGTCACGTTCAAGCGCCCTAACCTCTACATCACCATAAataaaagatacaaaaatatacttGCAGAGAGCACAAAGTCAGACACGATCTCACAATAATAAAAAGACTTCTGCCATCGGCTTTTCAGAGAACGAGAcatgaggaggaaaaggaggagaatcACTCTCTGAACTCTGTAGCACTGGGCCAGCTCATCTGGAGGTGACAGGAGAGAGGTTTGGGCCGGCGTGTATCGAGCATTGCCATGGAGCTTGGCTTGGGGCCTTACAGAAAGCCCAAcgaatggtaaaaaaaaaaaacaccttcccAACCAAGGCTTCTGCCCAACAGAGAGTGATTATACTGCAAACAAGGCTTTGTGTGAACTAATGTGAAGCTAGATGTTTCCGTGGTGACATTAAAATAGTACGAGAAGAACAGCAATTTGGTAATTCTGTGGAACACAAAAATTCAATACGTTTACAAAATTTCTATCATAATTGACAAAGTTTCAGATTATTTGGAATGGCCGGATGTTTCCAGTACagtcgcatgtgtgtgtaggaaccaTGGACTACATTCAGTTCAGCCTCTTCCGACTCCCAATGTGTAGGGCCCTAGGATCACTGTCTACTGCCATCATGTCAGTCTCTTATACGCTCATTCAAGAAGAGCTTAAAGGAGGAACGGGGGAATGATTCTAGCCCAACCCTCCATCTTAAGACACTGCATGAATCTGACTTGGGAATGCTATGGGAACATGCTAGCAGACACAGCTAACATGATGTAGCTATGTTGTCAGGCGTATGTGGGCACGGAGCTGTACACAGTGGTTTCAAATCGAAGGGTTTCACTATTGTAAACGACACCAACCATTGCGGGCCCTGATGGGAAGAGCTGAGGAGCGGTTCCAGTGAGATGGGTGTAGTGAGGATCAGTCTTCACTAGCATTGGGCCACAGTGGTTAAAGATTCCTTGAGTTCTTAGTGTTTTTTAGTTTGTACATTCGGCCATACACACTGTCCGGCACGGTGAAGACATGAAGAGGAGGAATCTGCGTTACTTTTTCTTAGCGTTGACGCTTTTGCACACCCAGTTCATGCCATcctggaacagagagagggggagaaatgaGCCATAACTATGTGGCTGTCTGGAGAAATAAGGCAACCAGCTGAAATTCTCACAGTCTGATCAAATCTGATCCACAATGTTTAGTCCAGTAGCTTATTGTTTACATTTCCTCAATGTCGTCATGAGAACCAGCCATTAAGATAAGAACACAATGATGACTGTACTGCAAGAACCGATAAGATAAGGTTCTGTCAATTACAAACTTCTCTCATTCAACCACATGGATGTATGTGCTGTACTGCCGTTTACAAAGGCCATGCAAAAGCCCTCACAAAAGACATATTTCTTCATGGCAGCCAATTGCATTTAAAGGACTGTGTTGTAAAAGgattatagttttttttttaattgtcaaaTATTCTTAGTCATGGATCGAACTATAGAAAAATACTAATGTAATGAGAAAAATCTTGAGCTTGACCTATTAGAAGCGGATCACACAGTTAATTTCAAAGATGTGGTTCGTAAGACTCATCTTGGAAACTACCAATGCTTCTTCCAATATTGTCTCAAATGATTTCAGAGTCATAGAGTATGATTATTCTGATCTGATGGTAATTTGGAGTCAAGCATGCAAGTATGTGTGCTTTGTTGGTAAAAAAGGAATGGAGAGTATGCCGTATAacgacacaggcacacacacacacacacacacacacacacacctgtactccCTCTCCAGTGAGGGCAGAGCATGACTGGATCTGCCACACGCGGTCCCGGATGGTGTGCAGGTTGAGGCCCTCGGCAATCTCCGAGGCGGGAGCAGCCGTCAGCAGATCTTGTTTGTTGGCGAAGATGAGAACGGGCACCCCACTCAGCTTCTCCTCATCCAGCAGTTCTGCCAGCTCCTGAAAtaagacacacgcacagtcatGCATACAATAAGCACCCATCCACATGCCAGCAACTACAACCACCTTTGATGATTAACATTTTCATCATATAACTGCAAACGATTAATTTGACTAAAAATGACAGACAAGATTcaagttcaaggcaggaattcCTATGGCAAAATAAACAATGTGATACAGTACAATCCAAATGATGCATGCAGAGAGCTAAGAGCACATTCTATTAAATGCTAAAATAAATAGTAGTAGTAAATACATGGCTAAAGCCTAAAAGTCAGGGAGATTCAATTACCTGTCCAGTTTCTTCAAAACGTTTCCTGTCAGCACTGTCAATAACATAAATCTGCAAGAAAGATGTAGATTTCACATCAGCGTGTCTATTGTGAGTGGGTTACAGGGTAGAGTGGGTTAGTAAGAGTGTGTGCAGTATGATAGGCACTGACCAGTGTATCAGTATTTTCAAAGTAGTTCCTCCAGTATGGTCTGATCTTCCTCTGACCACCAATGTCCCACACGTTCAACTTGAAGCCTTGGGACTGCACACTCTTTATGTTGAACCCCTTTAGGATGGACAAGCACTGTTACACCTACACTCTACGTCACATTTTAACTGTAAAATAAATGACAATGCAAGAACCAAAACATTTCCAGTTTGCAATCTAGGTGAGTTAAAGGCCAACAcagaaatacaattttaaaatcCCCATCACAAGCAAATGAAAAGTCAGAAGCTTGTTGAACGAGTAAAGACAAAGAGGGATACACATTAGATACCTGTGTTGGAGTAATATGACTGATATCTTCAGATGCCAGTTGCTTCAACAGCGTAGTCTTGCCGCCGTTGTCCAGTCCCAGAAGGAGTATTCGCACCTCCTGGTCAGGTGTGCTCTTCAGTTTGCGCAAAATTGACAGCAATCCCTAAAGATGACCATTTCAATTAAAATCTTCACATGTCGATGAGCTCAGAGACTTTCAGAGCCACGGTGAGAGTTCCTCATCTATCACGCGTTACAGGCCACACATCTTGGAAGATGTGATAACCTAGCATAACACTAGCACGATTTACAGAACAGATAGGGTTAAATGCTTAACGTTGCCTCTTTTAAAAGCTTTTCAGTTTTACATTGCcaaaacatatttgaaacagCACTGGTTTTCTCTAACAATGTCTGGCCTACCTTGCTAAGTAGCTTGGTAAGCATTAGCAGATAACGCTAACAGTAGCTAGCTAATCTCATCCAGGGAATGAGCTCCATCCCTGCACCCAACAACAAACCCGCTATCAGGCCAGCTGGTGGGTTTTCTTGTAAGGAAGAACTATCGTCCAAAACACTCGGTCCAAATACTATGCTATAACAGCGAGTAAGACGCATTACTTTCGAAGTTAAGGAAACGCAATTTATTgtgcaacaaaaaaatacaataccagGTTTGACTTACCATCTTGTTTCCTTAGCTCTCCAAGACGCTACCGAGGGTTACTAAGGATGATGACGTAGTACACAAAACGTCCACCTCACTGGGGGCGTTATCCGTGAGAGGTAAATGCAGCGACattgaaaatggcatgcaaCATACTGagttttttataaatataattgcCATCTATACCACGGATACTGATATGAACATGATTATTAAACACACTTTCTTGTAGAGGGAATAGTGCTTACAAGATACACGCTAGTTAGCTGTTGGCTAGTCAAAGAGGGAGGGCCTCTTTCGCATGCGGAAATGCTTTACATGGACAAGCAAATTAGCTTAGCGCCTTCAAATGGTGTAACTTGCATTATTTTTAACAATAAAATAACAAAGTTTATATCAGGATTGTGACTGATACATTGTAACGTTAGAGCTACAAATGTATCAATTTCTCGAGGAGGGAGCTGCCCCCCAAAAATGATTGGAGGACACAGGTGCCACGTGCACTAAATGCACTTTGACCAAATCTTGACTCCCAACTTAAACCTCGTAATTTGTTTTTAACGTCTATACTTGTACTTGCACACTTCACTGACCTCCCTTTTTAAAAGATACGGTAAGTGGCTTTTCTTGAAGATTGCATTGCGTATTTGCATTTGCATCTGTGTAGGCTAGAGGCTAAATTAAAACAGATTCGTAGCAGCATGTTGACCAATTTTAAGCAATAGCCTACTTCGTCGAAATTAAAGTAAACAAAAATCGAAATGTGAGGATTTCTTATTAGACTAGATCTCAGTTATGTCGTGGCTGCGTATATGCAATGCAATTTAACCACAGTACGTTATGAATATGCAACATTTGATGTCGGCTAACTTAGGCTATAACCTTGTATGAACTGGAAAGTTTGCCTGTTCCCAATGCAAAGAGCCGAATCTAAATGCGTCTCTTAACGTGAATTCATTTACAATTATTTTAAACTAGACAGAGAAATGGGTAATTTTATAGTTGTCTTTGATGGACTGCATTGCTTAACCTCAGAACACCCCAAATACAGGTTGAAGAACATTCTTGTGTTCATTCACCAGGCAGCCTTGACCAATTCAGACTGGTCTGctggtctggactggtctgctccagctgtgttgctcattcgTTATCTGTGCCCCTCAGTGTCGGTTTTAAGGGAAGAGGAGGATACATGACTGGACATTAGACGGTCACAGGTGGCATCGTATCAAAAAATATGTTGCCAAATTATGATGCCTGGACAAACCTGAAGAtcgtaaagtgtgtgtgtgtagttgtacgAAGAGTCATGCTGACTGCTGGCTATCTGAGCTGTTTAAATTGAATTGCAAGATTACCGAATGTTGGCCTTTGACTGAATTTGACTGGAATTGTCCCACGTACTTGAGGGTTAAAGATGGAAGTAGTTTAAATGCTTTAAATGTTGATAGTACATGTCCTTGTGGCTAGCTGATCATTAATGAATCAGGAGCTGGCTCACTATCTGGAGCAGCAGATTGCATCCAAATATATAGCTCCATACAGCTGATTGGTCTATGAAAGACAGATGAGGAAATCCAAGGTCCTGATTTTCAAATTATTTCTTTTCACTTCATTTAACTGTAATGTAGGTGCTGTGCTGTAGGCCTAACAAGAAAAGGACAACATGGCCCTGAGCGGCTTTGACATAGACGCCCCGCGATGGGATCAGTCCACCTTCATGGGGCGAATCAAGCATTTCTTCAATAT encodes:
- the arl3b gene encoding ADP-ribosylation factor-like protein 3, translated to MGLLSILRKLKSTPDQEVRILLLGLDNGGKTTLLKQLASEDISHITPTQGFNIKSVQSQGFKLNVWDIGGQRKIRPYWRNYFENTDTLIYVIDSADRKRFEETGQELAELLDEEKLSGVPVLIFANKQDLLTAAPASEIAEGLNLHTIRDRVWQIQSCSALTGEGVQDGMNWVCKSVNAKKK